Proteins encoded in a region of the Diabrotica undecimpunctata isolate CICGRU chromosome 10, icDiaUnde3, whole genome shotgun sequence genome:
- the LOC140451620 gene encoding uncharacterized protein: MYRQVLITPEQQNLQQILWRFDQSEDLYSWVLSRFEELQNSERYVLKVVQNQAFKLEIQRLSSKGTLHPKSNIISLHPFINNDGLLCVGGRLRNSLFSQDKRHPVLLPFSHHVTKLLFKDIHIRSLHPQQLLYLMREKCWPIHGKNTAKAVVRNCVTCFKAHPSSVNPIMGDLPAARVQPLFPFAVTAVDYAGPFLLKHRRGRGCKTYKGYVCLFVCLSTKALHLELVSDQSTQTFLSALKRFISRRGKPTQLMSDNGSNFTGAFNELNALKGILNSRPLSPLSNDPFDLKPLTPSHFLIGRPISSIPKDNISNERETGLHLHERLQFLQQHFWKRWSLEYISELQQRQKWKVNRSKVKINTLVLIKDRKLPSKKWFLGRVRDLYPGHDGVTRVISVQTSNGVLRRAVSNICPLPVETDK; encoded by the exons ACAGTTGGGTCCTCTCTCGTTTCGAGGAATTGCAAAATTCCGAAAGATATGTACTTAAAGTAGTTCAAAATCAAGCCTTTAAGCTTGAAATTCAAAGGCTGTCATCAAAGGGAACTCTCCATCCTAAGTCTAACATAATTTCTTTACATCCTTTCATCAATAATGATGGTCTTCTTTGTGTAGGAGGTAGACTTAGAAATTCACTGTTTAGTCAGGATAAAAGACATCCTGTCCTACTTCCTTTCAGTCATCATGTTACCAAACTTCTCTTTAAGGACATTCACATTCGATCATTACATCCTCAGCAATTATTATACCTCATGAGGGAAAAATGTTGGCCAATTCATGGCAAAAATACTGCTAAGGCCGTGGTTCGTAACTGTGTAACTTGTTTCAAGGCCCATCCCTCTTCTGTTAATCCAATAATGGGTGATCTTCCTGCAGCCCGTGTACAGCCTTTATTTCCTTTCGCTGTTACTGCGGTCGATTATGCCGGTCCGTTTCTTCTTAAGCACAGGCGAGGACGTGGTTGCAAGACTTATAAGGGCTATGTATGTTTATTTGTATGCCTCAGCACAAAGGCCTTACACTTGGAACTTGTATCAGATCAATCAACTCAAACTTTTTTGTCAGCcttaaaacgttttatttctcGCAGGGGCAAACCCACTCAGCTAATGTCAGATAATGGATCAAATTTTACTGGTGCATTCAATGAACTCAATGCATTAA AAGGAATACTAAATTCTAGACCTCTTTCCCCTCTTTCCAATGATCCTTTCGATTTGAAGCCGCTAACACCTTCTCACTTCTTAATTGGCCGACCAATCAGCTCAATTCCTAAAGACAACATATCCAATGAAAGGGAAACTGGTCTACACTTACACGAAAGGCTCCAGTTCCTTCAGCAACATTTCTGGAAACGGTGGTCTTTAGAATATATTTCAGAACTTCAGCAGAGGCAGAAGTGGAAGGTGAATCGTTCAAAAGTCAAGATAAATACCTTAGTTCTCATCAAAGACAGGAAGCTACCATCCAAGAAATGGTTTCTTGGTCGAGTACGAGATCTTTACCCTGGACATGATGGCGTTACTAGGGTTATATCAGTGCAGACTTCCAATGGTGTTCTTCGGAGAGCAGTGTCAAATATATGTCCTCTTCCGGTTGAAACTGACAAATAA